Proteins encoded together in one Solanum lycopersicum chromosome 7, SLM_r2.1 window:
- the LOC101243801 gene encoding uncharacterized protein — translation MRTLCPNFDKKNGLETVLEIPIPEEMFEKFSSNGNGALQWKNMSNLMSTQITDKYSSQHAALDQFMFLFKIVGSALVPFQVQFDPTVKLPLKEDSTAKYIVQQYVAACGGQAALNSVNSMCAVGKVKMSTLDMHKSGSNNNSICHCEVGGFVLWQKNLDQWVLELVVSGCKVIAGSNGKVAWSQSSSNSCASKGPPRPLRRFFQGLDPRSTANLFSNAICFGEKTIKDEECFILKFESSIEMLKAQSTTNTEVVHHTIWGYFSQRTGLLVQFEDTKLVRLKTTKGDSNMFWETSMESFLEDYRYIEGINVAHSGKTAATIFRYGKNIDYRAKIEETWFIEEIDFNIFGLSMECFLPPSDVNKETEFEDQLISC, via the exons ATGAGAACATTGTGTccaaattttgacaaaaaaaatgggTTGGAAACAGTGTTGGAGATCCCAATACCAGAGGAGATGTTTGAGAAATTTAGTAGCAATGGCAATGGTGCATTACAATGGAAGAATATGAGTAATCTTATGAGTACTCAAATTACAGACAAATATTCTTCTCAACATGCCGCTCTTGATcaatttatgtttttgtttaaaattgttGGCTCTGCCCTTGTCCCTTTTCAGGTTCAATTCGACCCTACTGTTAAGTTGCCACTTAAg GAGGATTCTACTGCTAAATACATAGTGCAACAATATGTAGCAGCATGTGGAGGGCAGGCCGCATTGAATTCAGTAAATAGCATGTGTGCAGTAGGAAAAGTGAAGATGTCTACATTAGACATGCATAAAAGTGGTAGCAACAACAACTCCATATGCCACTGTGAGGTTGGAGGTTTTGTGTTATGGCAAAAGAACCTTGACCAGTGGGTTTTAGAATTGGTTGTTTCAGGTTGCAAGGTAATTGCAGGAAGCAATGGTAAGGTTGCTTGGAGTCAATCTTCCTCTAACTCTTGTGCTTCAAAAGGTCCTCCAAGACCCCTTAGAAGGTTTTTCCAG GGTTTGGACCCTAGATCAACAGCGAATTTGTTCTCAAATGCTATTTGTTTTGGCGAGAAGACTATTAAGGACGAAGAATGttttattctaaaatttgaaTCTAGTATAGAGATGCTTAAGGCACAAAGTACGACTAATACAGAAGTTGTCCATCACACAATATGGGGCTACTTCAGCCAAAGAACCGGTCTTCTAGTACAATTTGAGGATACAAAACTAGTAAGATTAAAGACAACAAAGGGGGATAGCAATATGTTCTGGGAGACAAGTATGGAATCTTTTCTTGAAGATTATAGATATATTGAAGGTATCAATGTTGCTCATAGTGGTAAAACAGCAGCAACAATTTTTAGATATGGAAAGAACATAGATTATAGAGCAAAAATTGAAGAGACTTGGTTCATTGAGGAAATAGATTTCAATATATTTGGTTTGTCAATGGAGTGTTTTTTGCCTCCTTCTGATGTAAACAAAGAAACTGAATTTGAAGACCAACTGATCTCTTGCTAG